A section of the Entelurus aequoreus isolate RoL-2023_Sb linkage group LG21, RoL_Eaeq_v1.1, whole genome shotgun sequence genome encodes:
- the arg1 gene encoding arginase-1 isoform X1 produces MQCARTTTLRQLVRLHHHHHRDARSAGIVGAPFSKGQPWFGVDEGPDLIRAAGLVRKLQAQGCVVKDYGNVDFEEVVLDEMVGRVKCVRAVGSANQRLSEAVQAVKRDGHTSVMLGGDHSLAMGSIHGHAAAVGELSVVWVDAHADINTPLTTPTGNMHGQPVSHLLHELRSKIPALPNFSWLKSCVHAKDLVYIGLRDLDPEEHYILKMLGVKVFSMTQVDRLGVARVMEETCDFLSDRVKKPIHLSYDVDAIDPSVTPATGTPVVGGLTYREGIYIAEHLSQTGLLSGVDMVEVNHLRGRTDQEVESTTGTAVDLLLACFGRLREGNHPPDYHLPTPTS; encoded by the exons ATGCAGTGCGCGCGGACGACAACGCTGCGGCAGCTCGTGcgccttcatcatcatcatcatcgggacGCGCGCTCGGCGGGAATCGTCGGCGCGCCTTTCTCCAAGGGACAG cCGTGGTTCGGCGTGGACGAAGGACCGGACCTGATCCGCGCCGCGGGACTGGTGCGCAAGCTGCAGGCGCAAG GCTGCGTGGTGAAGGATTATGGCAACGTGGACTTTGAGGAAGTGGTGCTGGATGAGATGGTGGGTCGTGTGAAATGCGTGCGAGCCGTGGGCAGCGCCAACCAGAGGCTGTCGGAGGCGGTGCAGGCGGTGAAGAGAGACGGGCACACGTCTGTGATGCTGGGGGGGGACCACAG CCTGGCCATGGGCTCCATCCACGGTCACGCGGCGGCGGTCGGCGAGCTGAGCGTGGTCTGGGTGGACGCCCACGCGGACATCAACACGCCGCTGACCACGCCCACTGGCAACATGCACGGACAGCCTGTGTCCCACCTGCTGCACGAGCTGCGCTCAAAG ATTCCCGCCCTGCCAAACTTCTCCTGGCTGAAGTCCTGCGTGCACGCCAAAGACCTGGTCTACATCGGCCTGAGAGACCTGGACCCTGAGGAGCA CTACATCCTGAAGATGTTGGGAGTCAAAGTGTTCTCCATGACCCAAGTGGACCGACTGGGCGTGGCCAGAGTGATGGAGGAGAcatgtgacttcctgtctgacag GGTGAAGAAACCGATCCACCTGAGCTACGACGTCGACGCCATCGACCCGTCGGTTACCCCGGCGACCGGCACCCCCGTGGTGGGCGGGCTCACGTACAGGGAGGGAATCTACATCGCTGAACACCTGAGCCAGACAG GTCTGCTGTCGGGCGTGGACATGGTGGAGGTGAATCATCTGAGGGGACGCACAGACCAGGAGGTCGAGTCCACAACCGGGACCGCGGTGGACCTTCTACTGGCTTGTTTCGGCCGTCTGCGGGAAGGGAACCACCCTCCGGACTACCACCTACCCACGCCAACCAGCTAA
- the arg1 gene encoding arginase-1 isoform X2, with protein MVGRVKCVRAVGSANQRLSEAVQAVKRDGHTSVMLGGDHSLAMGSIHGHAAAVGELSVVWVDAHADINTPLTTPTGNMHGQPVSHLLHELRSKIPALPNFSWLKSCVHAKDLVYIGLRDLDPEEHYILKMLGVKVFSMTQVDRLGVARVMEETCDFLSDRVKKPIHLSYDVDAIDPSVTPATGTPVVGGLTYREGIYIAEHLSQTGLLSGVDMVEVNHLRGRTDQEVESTTGTAVDLLLACFGRLREGNHPPDYHLPTPTS; from the exons ATGGTGGGTCGTGTGAAATGCGTGCGAGCCGTGGGCAGCGCCAACCAGAGGCTGTCGGAGGCGGTGCAGGCGGTGAAGAGAGACGGGCACACGTCTGTGATGCTGGGGGGGGACCACAG CCTGGCCATGGGCTCCATCCACGGTCACGCGGCGGCGGTCGGCGAGCTGAGCGTGGTCTGGGTGGACGCCCACGCGGACATCAACACGCCGCTGACCACGCCCACTGGCAACATGCACGGACAGCCTGTGTCCCACCTGCTGCACGAGCTGCGCTCAAAG ATTCCCGCCCTGCCAAACTTCTCCTGGCTGAAGTCCTGCGTGCACGCCAAAGACCTGGTCTACATCGGCCTGAGAGACCTGGACCCTGAGGAGCA CTACATCCTGAAGATGTTGGGAGTCAAAGTGTTCTCCATGACCCAAGTGGACCGACTGGGCGTGGCCAGAGTGATGGAGGAGAcatgtgacttcctgtctgacag GGTGAAGAAACCGATCCACCTGAGCTACGACGTCGACGCCATCGACCCGTCGGTTACCCCGGCGACCGGCACCCCCGTGGTGGGCGGGCTCACGTACAGGGAGGGAATCTACATCGCTGAACACCTGAGCCAGACAG GTCTGCTGTCGGGCGTGGACATGGTGGAGGTGAATCATCTGAGGGGACGCACAGACCAGGAGGTCGAGTCCACAACCGGGACCGCGGTGGACCTTCTACTGGCTTGTTTCGGCCGTCTGCGGGAAGGGAACCACCCTCCGGACTACCACCTACCCACGCCAACCAGCTAA